One Choloepus didactylus isolate mChoDid1 chromosome 8, mChoDid1.pri, whole genome shotgun sequence DNA window includes the following coding sequences:
- the LOC119543070 gene encoding olfactory receptor 6C74-like has product MGNQTRVTLFVLAGLTDDPQLKAVLFIFLLLTYLLSITGNLIIISLTLLDIHLKAPMYFFLWNFSLLEISYTTTCIPKFLVMMATGDKTISYNCCVVQLFFAFLLGASEFYLLAAMSYDRYVAICKPLHYTSIMNSKVCTQLVLSCWVAGFFSIFPPLTLGLNLDFCASNIADHFYCDANPLLQISCSDTRLIEMIAFISAMVTLVVTLVMVIISYTYIALTILRFPSTNQRRKAFSTCSSHMIVISLSYGSCIFMYVKPSVQQRISFSKGIAVLNTSVAPLLNPFIYTLRNQQVKKAFMHMVQRIISFSKK; this is encoded by the coding sequence ATGGGAAACCAGACAAGAGTGACTCTGTTTGTCCTGGCAGGTTTGACTGATGACCCACAATTGAAAGCTGTGTTATTTATCTTCCTGCTTCTCACCTACTTGCTCAGCATCACTGGCAATCTAATCATCATCTCACTCACCTTGCTGGATATTCACCTCAAGGCACCTATGTACTTTTTCCTTTGGAATTTTTCTCTATTAGAAATCTCTTACACTACTACATGCATCCCTAAATTCCTGGTTATGATGGCAACTGGAGACAAAACCATTTCCTATAACTGCTGTGTAGTACAATTGTTTTTTGCCTTCCTTCTTGGAGCATCTGAGTTTTACCTGCTGGCGGCCAtgtcctatgaccgctatgttgcCATCTGTAAGCCCCTGCACTACACATCCATCATGAACAGCAAAGTCTGCACACAGCTTGTCCTCAGTTGTTGGGTTGCTGGgttcttttccatctttccacCACTCACCTTGGGTCTAAACCTTGACTTCTGTGCTTCCAACATTGCTGATCATTTCTATTGTGATGCTAATCCCCTCCTGCAGATCTCATGCTCAGACACCAGGCTCATAGAGATGATTGCTTTCATCTCCGCTATGGTGACACTTGTGGTCACGTTGGTAATGGTGATAATATCATACACCTACATTGCATTGACAATCCTAAGATTTCCTTCAACTAATCAGAGGAGAAAGGCATTTTccacatgttcttcccacatgatTGTGATCTCCCTCTCTTATGGCAGCTGCATCTTCATGTACGTTAAACCCTCAGTCCAACAAAGAATTTCTTTTTCCAAGGGAATTGCGGTGCTCAACACCTCAGTTGCCCCACTTTTGAATCCTTTCATCTACACCCTAAGGAACCAACAAGTGAAAAAAGCCTTCATGCATATGGTACAAAGAATTATCTCTTTCTCAAAGAAATGA